A region from the Vibrio rumoiensis genome encodes:
- a CDS encoding LysR substrate-binding domain-containing protein, translating into MVESAYETLIPSFIGSLLNQAPNIQLDSYLWTGQSFNDLQHGQIDFGIAGRDLHPQSEFSVGKLPEGIEHQTLFKDQQVCLVRNDHPVLKTIKETDWTLEHYLALSHVQVRCEGKEWWALDYYLAELGHHRKINTTVPDFYGAASVCAHTDLIFTLPSSFASHALKLYPLTQLPLPFEFMPMAYVLLWHERNNQDQGHQWIRETICQSIQQAGLPYQPTSLS; encoded by the coding sequence ATGGTTGAAAGTGCCTACGAAACCTTGATTCCCTCTTTTATTGGGTCATTACTTAACCAAGCGCCTAATATTCAACTTGATTCTTATCTATGGACTGGCCAATCGTTTAACGACTTGCAACACGGGCAAATCGATTTTGGTATTGCTGGGCGGGATTTGCATCCTCAATCAGAATTTAGTGTCGGCAAGCTACCCGAAGGCATTGAGCACCAAACCTTATTTAAGGATCAACAAGTTTGCTTGGTACGAAATGATCATCCCGTATTAAAAACAATTAAAGAGACTGACTGGACATTAGAGCACTATTTAGCGTTATCACATGTGCAAGTTCGTTGCGAAGGTAAGGAATGGTGGGCGTTAGATTACTACCTCGCAGAATTAGGTCATCATCGTAAAATTAATACTACTGTGCCGGATTTTTATGGCGCGGCGAGCGTATGTGCTCATACTGATTTGATCTTCACCCTACCCTCAAGCTTTGCTAGCCACGCACTAAAGCTTTATCCGCTGACTCAATTACCGCTACCATTTGAATTTATGCCAATGGCTTATGTATTGCTGTGGCATGAAAGAAATAATCAAGACCAAGGTCATCAATGGATACGTGAGACGATATGCCAATCTATTCAACAGGCCGGACTGCCGTACCAACCTACCTCATTATCATAA